In a single window of the Streptomyces sp. NBC_00285 genome:
- a CDS encoding lactonase family protein has product MSRHSRRRSTSQVRMTIAGAGILATAAVATTVAIASAGEAPRARDSVTTKSAKAGADHAVFVQGNELAGNTIHVFKRGDDGKLTPGGTYATGGKGGDQVDAPTDSLASQGSLVYDRRSHLLLAVNAGSGTVTSFRVEGQKLTDRRVVRSGGDFPSSIAVSGNLAYVMNAGGEGSVQGFKITANGIEPLGGSYRSLGLKNDKVPLFSSSPGQVVFTPRGRELVVTTKSANTIEVFPMRGDGRPAHRARINASAGGVPFAITFDKAGRMLVAEAEKSTVSTYKVLADGRLKVVQKPLANGQNTLCWLERAGDFFYGGNTGNSTVTGYRTNQHGRLALTNEVGIATPPSAMSQGVIDLAVTQDEKFLYVQNGTSGTIDGFRIGRNGSLTKVTTATGLPPFAESGMEGITAV; this is encoded by the coding sequence GGCATTCCAGGCGCAGGTCGACGTCGCAGGTCCGTATGACCATCGCCGGAGCGGGCATCCTGGCCACGGCGGCCGTCGCCACCACGGTGGCCATCGCCTCGGCGGGAGAAGCGCCCCGCGCACGCGATAGCGTGACGACGAAGAGCGCCAAGGCGGGAGCTGATCACGCCGTCTTCGTACAGGGCAACGAGCTCGCCGGAAACACCATCCACGTCTTCAAGCGCGGTGACGACGGCAAACTGACCCCCGGTGGCACCTACGCGACCGGCGGCAAGGGCGGGGACCAAGTCGACGCCCCCACCGACTCCCTCGCCTCCCAGGGTTCACTCGTCTACGACCGGCGCTCGCATCTGCTGCTGGCGGTCAACGCGGGCAGTGGCACCGTGACCTCGTTCCGGGTCGAGGGGCAGAAACTGACGGACCGGCGGGTGGTGCGCTCGGGCGGGGACTTCCCCTCGTCCATCGCGGTGTCCGGCAACCTCGCCTACGTCATGAACGCGGGCGGCGAGGGCAGCGTCCAGGGCTTTAAGATCACGGCCAACGGGATCGAACCGCTGGGCGGTTCGTATCGCTCCCTGGGGCTGAAGAACGACAAGGTGCCCTTGTTCAGCAGCTCACCCGGCCAGGTCGTCTTCACTCCCCGGGGCCGTGAACTGGTCGTCACCACGAAGTCGGCCAACACCATCGAGGTGTTCCCGATGCGCGGTGACGGACGCCCCGCGCACCGGGCGAGGATCAACGCCTCGGCCGGCGGCGTGCCGTTCGCGATCACCTTCGACAAGGCGGGCCGGATGCTGGTGGCCGAAGCGGAGAAATCGACGGTCAGTACGTACAAGGTGCTCGCCGACGGCCGCCTCAAGGTCGTCCAGAAGCCGCTGGCCAACGGGCAGAACACGCTGTGCTGGCTGGAACGCGCCGGTGACTTCTTCTACGGCGGCAACACCGGCAACTCGACCGTCACCGGCTACCGCACCAACCAGCACGGCAGGCTCGCGCTCACCAACGAGGTCGGTATCGCCACCCCGCCGTCAGCGATGTCCCAGGGCGTCATCGACCTGGCGGTGACGCAGGACGAGAAGTTCCTGTACGTACAGAACGGGACCTCCGGCACCATCGACGGCTTCCGTATCGGCAGGAACGGCTCCCTCACCAAGGTCACCACGGCCACCGGACTGCCCCCCTTCGCCGAGTCCGGCATGGAAGGAATAACCGCGGTCTAG